Proteins encoded in a region of the Nicotiana tomentosiformis chromosome 9, ASM39032v3, whole genome shotgun sequence genome:
- the LOC104105961 gene encoding transcription factor UNE12-like: MPTKARKAKTESFHSISVPQNPLLTSSRREKPFFSPEIISSMATNQPEGYADDFLEQILAIPSYAGLPPVADVGTSSETTSFTSSSVAAAGLQQPLFPLGLSLDNGRDDVSDAGAYAVKHEREGINIGNLYAGLEHLQSHAVRHAVPPVHHIQPFQGQPTTSTTVTVPHPPAIRPRVRARRGQATDPHSIAERLRRERISERIKALQELVPSCNKTDRAAMLDEILDYVKFLRLQVKVLSMSRLGGASAVAQLVADIPLQSVEGDSAESRSNQHIWEKWSNVDTEQEVAKLMEEDVGAAMQYLQSKSLCIMPISLAALIYPTQQLDDPSMVKPEPAAPS, encoded by the exons ATGCCCACAAAAGCACGAAAAGCCAAAACAGAGTCATTCCATTCCATTTCCGTTCCTCAAAACCCTTTATTAACTTCTTCTCGCCGGGAAAAACCCTTTTTCTCGCCGGAGATAATCTCCAGCATGGCGACAAACCAACCGGAGGGCTATGCCGACGATTTCCTCGAGCAAATTCTCGCGATTCCTTCCTACGCTGGCTTGCCGCCAGTAGCTGACGTCGGAACTTCATCAGAAACGACGTCGTTCACTTCGTCATCTGTTGCTGCTGCTGGTCTACAGCAACCGTTGTTCCCGTTGGGACTAAGCTTGGATAACGGCCGTGATGACGTCAGCGATGCTGGTGCTTATGCTGTGAAGcat GAAAGAGAAGGAATAAATATCGGGAATTTATATGCAGGTCTAGAACATTTGCAATCTCATGCAGTTCGTCACGCTGTGCCTCCTGTTCACCATATCCAG CCTTTCCAAGGCCAACCAACAACAAGCACAACAGTAACTGTACCGCACCCACCAGCAATTCGTCCTAGGGTTCGAGCTCGGAGGGGACAAGCCACAGATCCACATAGCATAGCTGAGAGG TTGAGAAGAGAGAGGATATCAGAAAGAATAAAGGCTTTGCAAGAACTTGTCCCCAGCTGCAATAAG ACCGATAGGGCCGCAATGCTTgatgagattctggactatgtgaaGTTCTTAAGGCTTCAAGTTAAG GTATTGAGCATGAGTAGGCTGGGAGGAGCCAGTGCAGTGGCACAACTGGTTGCTGACATTCCGTTGCAATCTGTGGAG GGGGACAGTGCTGAAAGTAGATCTAACCAGCATATCTGGGAAAAGTGGTCCAATGTCGATACAGAACAAGAGGTCGCTAAGCTCATGGAGGAAGATGTTGGAGCAGCCATGCAATACCTTCAGTCCAAATCACTCTGCATCATGCCCATATCACTTGCTGCGCTTATCTATCCTACTCAGCAACTGGATGACCCGTCAATGGTCAAGCCGGAACCGGCAGCCCCGTCATAG